The Deltaproteobacteria bacterium HGW-Deltaproteobacteria-6 genome has a segment encoding these proteins:
- a CDS encoding bifunctional adenosylcobinamide kinase/adenosylcobinamide-phosphate guanylyltransferase — protein MIPEIPENGLILILGGARSGKSSFVEKIARDAEKAVLFIATATAGDDEMTVRIRKHQASRPAGWQTLELPRDIGRNIERFIAPVVIVDCITLLVSNILCSLPENTQEETIMHHVQIEIEDLIALQARSGGQWMLVSNEVGLGLVPPYPLGRVYRDALGFANQALARAASRVILMVAGLPMVIK, from the coding sequence ATGATTCCCGAAATTCCCGAAAATGGCCTGATACTCATTTTGGGCGGCGCCCGCAGTGGAAAAAGTTCCTTTGTCGAAAAAATTGCCCGTGACGCGGAAAAGGCCGTCCTTTTTATTGCTACGGCCACGGCGGGCGATGATGAAATGACCGTGCGCATCCGCAAGCATCAGGCCTCACGGCCGGCCGGGTGGCAAACACTCGAACTTCCGCGTGACATCGGGCGTAATATCGAACGGTTCATTGCCCCTGTTGTGATAGTCGATTGCATCACGCTGCTGGTCAGCAACATCCTCTGTTCGCTGCCGGAAAACACACAGGAGGAAACCATCATGCATCATGTACAGATTGAAATCGAAGACCTGATCGCTCTGCAGGCAAGATCCGGAGGGCAGTGGATGCTCGTTTCGAATGAAGTCGGTCTGGGTCTTGTCCCGCCTTATCCATTGGGACGCGTCTATCGCGACGCGCTGGGCTTTGCCAATCAAGCCCTGGCGCGTGCCGCAAGCCGTGTTATTCTGATGGTCGCCGGCCTCCCGATGGTGATCAAGTGA